A single genomic interval of Koleobacter methoxysyntrophicus harbors:
- a CDS encoding ParB/RepB/Spo0J family partition protein, translating to MDKIKVQLLREHPRNKEFFDDIEGERWKDFVESIKTSGIIVPLVVTRDYTVVSGNQRLRAAKELGLEEVPCEVKTYEGKNGISKEDWILKDLIETNLRQRGIGNLNPVKTAKCIIELERIYGVKKGGYRGDLQNLGGQSPETGLSSPKNLQKKIIENTGLSKSRYHEIKKLNDLIPELQVLVESGRLSSSAGAQLAYLEPGQQKELYDTLGNAVANLKKSEAEAARKQMEETQKKLEEMQDKMAQLEKQKREAEKTKNQIERRLAEIKPEVVEKVPDDYIQIKKALEAVTARTEELTIRLKKIEEEKSELEKQNRQYFEELKRTKKERDKYIKELSAYDRARTEEKYNFQLTQKLSDFAGEISRGVAELEMLLEKKSYLDDKNTQILIERIINNLDDAKNRLSRWRLSQKEVIEIGFAVNDS from the coding sequence GTGGATAAGATAAAAGTGCAGCTTTTGCGGGAACATCCGCGCAACAAAGAATTTTTTGACGACATAGAGGGCGAGCGCTGGAAAGATTTTGTGGAGAGCATTAAGACAAGCGGGATAATAGTGCCGCTTGTGGTAACCCGGGATTATACGGTTGTATCTGGCAACCAGCGGCTGCGTGCGGCAAAGGAGCTCGGGCTTGAGGAAGTTCCCTGCGAAGTGAAGACATACGAAGGAAAAAACGGAATATCAAAAGAAGACTGGATTTTGAAAGATCTGATAGAAACAAACTTAAGGCAAAGGGGAATAGGAAATCTAAATCCAGTAAAAACCGCAAAATGCATAATAGAGCTGGAGAGGATATATGGTGTAAAAAAAGGCGGTTACAGGGGTGATTTACAAAATTTAGGAGGTCAAAGTCCGGAAACCGGACTTTCATCCCCTAAAAATTTACAGAAAAAAATTATAGAAAATACCGGACTGAGCAAAAGTAGGTACCATGAAATCAAAAAACTCAACGACCTCATACCCGAACTCCAGGTTTTGGTAGAATCCGGCAGGTTATCCTCATCGGCGGGTGCCCAGCTGGCCTATCTGGAACCCGGACAGCAGAAGGAACTCTACGATACTCTTGGAAACGCTGTAGCTAATCTCAAAAAGTCCGAAGCGGAAGCAGCAAGGAAGCAGATGGAAGAAACACAGAAAAAGCTGGAGGAAATGCAGGACAAAATGGCCCAGCTTGAAAAACAGAAACGAGAGGCAGAGAAAACAAAGAACCAGATAGAACGCCGTCTGGCAGAGATCAAGCCCGAGGTAGTAGAAAAAGTACCGGATGACTACATCCAGATCAAAAAAGCGCTGGAAGCTGTTACTGCCCGAACAGAAGAGTTAACCATCAGGCTGAAGAAGATAGAGGAAGAAAAAAGCGAGCTGGAAAAACAGAACAGGCAGTACTTCGAAGAGCTGAAGCGGACAAAGAAAGAGCGCGATAAGTATATAAAAGAACTTTCAGCTTATGACAGGGCCCGAACGGAAGAAAAATATAACTTCCAGCTAACCCAGAAGCTTTCCGATTTTGCGGGGGAAATCAGCCGCGGTGTAGCAGAACTGGAAATGCTTTTGGAGAAAAAATCATATCTGGACGACAAAAATACTCAAATACTCATAGAAAGAATAATTAACAATCTCGATGACGCAAAGAACAGGTTATCAAGATGGCGGTTATCGCAAAAAGAGGTGATTGAAATTGGCTTTGCCGTCAATGATAGCTAA
- a CDS encoding AAA family ATPase, which produces MRGRITTFWSVRGGSGSTLLSVCYALELSKHFPDEVILVDLSEALPHIHRLFDLSLQQDTTKLRGMLEKEPFSTSVLDNHLYKRRGLNIMLPCADLYEFTKFDTEHYSALLKILAGRFRYVIADTNAGIYFSSTCASLKNADTINIIIRSDRHSLMSAKTVLEFITSSWQIPLDRLRAVVNCTVEGSPDTELVSRVLGIPSEEVRYNSRLKAEFDACRLPPCPEEILKLVYSDTGRPISDSKQKPLVQLNRHGGGGRNWVLSTRTK; this is translated from the coding sequence ATGCGAGGCAGGATAACGACATTCTGGTCGGTGCGCGGCGGTTCCGGCAGCACCCTGCTGTCGGTCTGCTATGCACTGGAGCTGTCAAAACACTTTCCGGACGAAGTAATACTTGTTGACCTGTCCGAAGCACTGCCGCATATACACCGTCTGTTTGACCTGAGCTTACAGCAGGACACGACGAAACTTCGCGGTATGCTGGAGAAAGAACCGTTTTCTACTTCCGTACTGGACAATCATCTGTATAAACGCCGGGGATTAAACATAATGCTGCCGTGCGCCGACCTTTACGAATTCACAAAATTCGACACAGAGCACTATTCAGCGCTTCTGAAAATACTTGCCGGCCGGTTCAGATACGTAATAGCAGACACAAATGCGGGCATTTACTTTTCATCAACCTGTGCGTCGCTTAAAAACGCAGACACGATCAACATAATAATCCGTTCCGACAGGCACTCATTAATGTCCGCAAAGACGGTACTGGAATTCATAACGTCCAGCTGGCAGATACCGCTCGATCGGCTGCGGGCGGTAGTAAACTGTACGGTAGAGGGCAGTCCTGATACTGAGCTGGTATCCCGGGTGCTGGGCATCCCGTCGGAAGAGGTGCGGTATAACAGCCGGTTAAAAGCCGAATTTGACGCATGCCGTCTGCCGCCCTGTCCCGAAGAAATATTAAAGCTTGTATATTCAGACACCGGCCGGCCTATTTCAGACTCAAAACAAAAACCGCTTGTACAGCTAAACCGGCATGGAGGGGGTGGCAGAAATTGGGTCTTATCAACCCGCACGAAATAG
- a CDS encoding S1 RNA-binding domain-containing protein — translation MTAEENIYLVEGCEGGGPEEHHQEDPWQEVYRAIQNRLILQADAVGIEEHSLNGDAVPCVIVNLKGIKCLMPLSESGEEKITGLRRLVGRKLAFRVIGIDREANLAVISRRAALEQWAAKTWKEIKEGDVRRGVVENVNPYRAELNIGGIKATLEARDMSWGWVEDARSLMRIGDHLEVKIKEIDSENRKLRVSLKEVLPDPWPSVPSKYIKGGEYLGRITGIMEYGVFVNLEPGVDALVKLPRFGDPEIGKKALIRIDEINVEKRWIKGRLVRLLY, via the coding sequence ATGACAGCAGAGGAAAACATCTATCTGGTAGAAGGTTGCGAGGGAGGTGGGCCGGAAGAGCATCATCAGGAAGATCCATGGCAGGAAGTATATCGTGCAATCCAGAACCGCTTAATTTTGCAGGCGGACGCCGTGGGCATAGAAGAACACAGCTTAAACGGTGATGCGGTTCCGTGCGTAATAGTAAATTTAAAGGGCATAAAATGCTTGATGCCGCTGTCCGAAAGCGGTGAGGAGAAGATAACCGGTCTTCGCCGGCTGGTAGGCCGGAAGCTTGCTTTCAGGGTAATAGGTATCGACCGCGAGGCGAACCTCGCAGTAATATCACGCAGGGCAGCACTCGAGCAGTGGGCGGCAAAGACCTGGAAGGAGATAAAAGAGGGCGACGTGCGCCGGGGCGTAGTCGAGAACGTCAACCCGTACAGGGCGGAACTGAACATAGGCGGTATAAAAGCGACGCTGGAAGCCCGCGATATGTCCTGGGGCTGGGTGGAAGACGCCCGCAGCCTGATGCGTATCGGCGACCATCTGGAGGTAAAGATAAAAGAGATAGACAGCGAGAACAGGAAGCTCCGCGTGTCGCTGAAAGAAGTTCTGCCCGATCCGTGGCCTTCCGTACCGTCGAAATACATCAAAGGCGGCGAATATCTGGGCCGCATAACCGGCATAATGGAATACGGCGTATTCGTCAACCTGGAGCCGGGCGTAGATGCGCTGGTAAAGCTGCCGCGTTTCGGCGACCCCGAAATCGGCAAAAAGGCATTGATAAGAATAGATGAAATCAACGTAGAAAAGAGGTGGATAAAAGGCAGGTTAGTAAGGCTGCTGTATTAA
- a CDS encoding CpaF family protein, with protein MGLINPHEIAASLSGLARGENLTCANTIMDGIVNDIILADPETVNKVHEGIYPKTLLETEIRSYLQHRGLFADDLSGAVRRISDAIFGYGELQPYIDDSEVSDILVNDYRTVYIKKFGAKHRVPVDFGSEENLRKYCYRLAALCGGRLDESSNAEKILSDRIRAFRIVISLKPVSVLSPTICIRKPTTGFTLSELVSRGLLTSAESEQLKDHVLNRRTIIIAGRGGSGKTTLLGALIDTVPGTERGILIQETYEIKPRHPDIVSKLIHISDTPGIKDYTLFELTRNALLMSVDRIFIGELKDRETMDFFNAIYTGHRGSMATVHANSASEVVNRLILLMKRSGTDIPVSDLREMLLASLDVVVYMDDYRVVDIQKIRG; from the coding sequence TTGGGTCTTATCAACCCGCACGAAATAGCGGCATCCTTATCGGGATTGGCCCGGGGCGAAAATTTGACGTGCGCGAACACAATAATGGACGGGATAGTAAACGACATAATCCTGGCCGACCCCGAAACAGTGAACAAGGTTCACGAGGGGATATATCCAAAGACACTGCTGGAGACAGAGATACGTTCCTATTTACAGCACCGCGGCCTGTTTGCGGACGATCTTTCCGGTGCGGTGCGCCGTATAAGTGATGCGATATTCGGCTACGGCGAGCTTCAGCCGTATATAGACGATTCGGAAGTTTCCGACATTTTAGTAAATGATTACAGGACGGTGTACATCAAAAAATTCGGAGCGAAGCACCGCGTGCCGGTAGATTTCGGCAGCGAAGAAAACCTGCGCAAATACTGCTATCGCCTGGCGGCGCTTTGCGGCGGCCGCCTGGACGAAAGTTCAAACGCCGAAAAGATATTGAGCGACCGCATACGCGCATTCCGTATAGTCATATCCTTAAAACCGGTAAGCGTATTATCTCCTACGATCTGTATAAGGAAACCGACGACGGGCTTTACATTAAGCGAGCTGGTCTCCCGCGGTCTTTTGACCTCTGCCGAAAGCGAGCAGTTAAAAGATCACGTTCTTAACCGCAGGACGATAATCATAGCGGGCAGGGGCGGCAGCGGCAAAACCACCCTGCTCGGTGCACTGATCGACACCGTTCCCGGGACGGAGAGGGGGATATTGATCCAGGAAACGTACGAGATCAAGCCCCGTCATCCGGATATAGTCAGTAAATTAATCCACATATCCGACACACCCGGTATAAAAGACTACACCCTGTTCGAGCTGACCAGGAACGCTCTTCTGATGAGCGTTGACCGGATATTCATAGGCGAGCTAAAAGACCGCGAGACGATGGACTTTTTCAATGCGATTTACACCGGCCACCGGGGTTCGATGGCGACGGTCCATGCCAACTCGGCTTCTGAAGTAGTGAACCGGCTGATTCTGCTGATGAAGAGATCCGGCACCGACATACCGGTATCCGACCTGCGCGAGATGCTCCTGGCATCGCTGGACGTTGTCGTCTATATGGACGACTACCGCGTGGTGGATATACAGAAAATAAGGGGGTGA
- a CDS encoding type II secretion system F family protein gives MHLEIVLFTAQSAAYLILFLLSLSAVRRPGRRLIAEALGGGIERLRARALSVPRIKSIVRLLEILLARAGIRQYIGPYTAVLIAAAVFTACLFRFSRLGLMGILYSLASVYALYACLLVLTILAQRRVRAGYLHFLTTFTSFYYLEGSIMNALGSTADYVSEPLRSVLRRYVLLFRHGRAGAEESLSRIADEVEYREFRKFINFAKMSVRYGGDFSGALEKLKTQAERLRSLESVKEAGASVGSMVILIMIILSLSLLANALGDPAVVSVLRKTFTGQMIIAANAGAIIFGLFMIKHINTAI, from the coding sequence ATGCACCTGGAAATCGTGCTGTTTACCGCTCAATCGGCAGCATACTTAATTCTTTTCCTTCTGTCATTAAGCGCTGTCCGTCGTCCCGGCCGGCGCCTTATAGCCGAAGCACTCGGCGGCGGCATCGAGCGTCTGCGTGCCCGTGCGCTGTCCGTACCGCGGATAAAAAGCATCGTTCGTCTACTTGAGATCCTTTTAGCCCGTGCGGGTATAAGGCAGTATATAGGCCCTTACACAGCTGTATTAATAGCGGCAGCGGTATTTACTGCATGCCTGTTCAGATTTTCGCGTCTCGGTCTAATGGGCATTCTCTACTCACTGGCGTCCGTATATGCACTCTATGCCTGCCTGCTGGTTTTAACGATCCTTGCTCAGCGCCGCGTCCGTGCGGGCTACCTGCACTTTCTGACAACGTTTACAAGTTTTTATTATCTGGAAGGCAGCATAATGAATGCCCTGGGTTCAACGGCCGATTATGTATCCGAACCGCTTCGTTCAGTGCTCCGCCGTTACGTGCTTTTATTTAGACACGGGCGTGCGGGAGCCGAAGAAAGCTTAAGCCGCATAGCGGACGAAGTGGAATACCGCGAATTCCGCAAATTCATCAACTTTGCGAAGATGAGCGTTCGCTACGGCGGCGACTTCAGCGGTGCACTGGAAAAACTGAAAACCCAGGCCGAACGTCTGCGTTCGCTGGAATCAGTAAAAGAGGCCGGTGCGTCGGTCGGCAGTATGGTAATTCTAATAATGATAATCCTGAGCCTGTCGCTGCTGGCGAACGCTCTGGGCGACCCTGCGGTAGTCTCCGTGCTGCGTAAGACCTTTACCGGCCAGATGATAATAGCGGCTAACGCCGGAGCGATAATCTTCGGGCTGTTTATGATAAAACACATCAACACGGCAATCTAA
- a CDS encoding flagellar brake protein: MVQIKLAQLLNPDSRLEVVFNWNSKPHTCHALRVSGDLVVISVPEPVDTGAEACVFFTGSGGYYSFRACTVRSESLPSGSYRVVLRRTGGPDRIQRRRYYRLKILLDAVVQAGGSIFPVRIKDISGGGVLTASKTPLPEGRELKLCIDLRSFGSVWAHARITRAGETEEQTYRYEYGLVFTGIDEKDREKIIKFIFSEQRRLLEKGV; the protein is encoded by the coding sequence GTGGTGCAGATCAAGCTGGCACAGCTGCTCAACCCGGACAGCAGGCTGGAAGTAGTATTTAACTGGAACTCCAAACCGCATACCTGTCATGCGTTAAGGGTATCCGGCGACCTGGTGGTTATTTCCGTGCCGGAACCGGTAGACACCGGTGCGGAAGCATGCGTATTCTTTACCGGCAGCGGCGGATATTACAGTTTCAGGGCCTGCACGGTCCGTTCCGAATCTCTGCCGTCAGGCAGTTACCGGGTAGTATTAAGACGCACCGGCGGTCCTGACCGCATTCAGCGCCGCCGGTATTACCGTCTGAAAATACTGCTGGACGCCGTAGTTCAGGCGGGCGGCAGTATATTCCCCGTCCGCATAAAAGACATCAGCGGGGGAGGGGTATTAACAGCATCAAAAACACCCTTACCTGAGGGCAGAGAACTGAAACTGTGTATCGACCTTCGTTCATTCGGCAGCGTGTGGGCGCATGCGCGGATAACGAGGGCAGGCGAGACAGAAGAACAAACCTACCGTTACGAATACGGTCTGGTATTCACCGGCATAGATGAGAAAGACCGCGAAAAGATAATCAAGTTCATATTCAGCGAGCAGCGCAGGCTGCTCGAAAAGGGGGTATAA
- the cpaB gene encoding Flp pilus assembly protein CpaB, with the protein MFRKRTVKILLAFILAVGLSFAQYMYFKNQTSPEPTVAVYAALKDISAGGFTDGLLGAKQVPRSVVTGNMLVVGRDEASGYARIDIPAGSYITKEMLSGTRVPVIKPGMRRISITVNLSSALGGRLRPGDRVDIGWVPKDSGRDSEEASMIVEGITVYEVINSRAESISQIDSNSNRFEADRLIPAVVTLVVTPDQAVKIKDYESRGSLFLLGY; encoded by the coding sequence TTGTTCAGGAAGCGGACAGTAAAGATTTTACTGGCGTTTATTTTGGCCGTCGGGCTGTCATTTGCACAGTATATGTACTTCAAGAATCAAACGTCACCCGAGCCGACGGTAGCGGTATATGCGGCATTAAAAGACATTTCTGCCGGCGGATTCACCGACGGGCTGCTGGGCGCAAAACAGGTCCCGCGTTCGGTGGTAACCGGTAATATGCTGGTAGTTGGCCGCGACGAAGCATCGGGCTATGCGCGGATCGATATTCCGGCAGGTTCATATATAACAAAAGAGATGTTAAGCGGCACGAGAGTACCTGTAATCAAGCCCGGCATGAGGCGCATATCGATAACGGTCAACCTGTCATCGGCACTTGGCGGCCGTCTTCGTCCGGGCGACAGAGTAGATATCGGCTGGGTGCCGAAAGACAGCGGCAGAGATAGTGAAGAAGCATCAATGATTGTGGAGGGCATCACGGTATATGAAGTAATAAACAGTCGTGCCGAAAGCATATCGCAGATCGACAGTAACAGCAACCGTTTTGAGGCTGACCGGCTGATCCCCGCGGTAGTTACGCTGGTTGTAACGCCGGATCAGGCGGTGAAAATAAAAGATTATGAATCCCGTGGCAGTCTGTTCCTGCTGGGATACTAA
- a CDS encoding type II secretion system F family protein, with amino-acid sequence MIPTLLMVPLLYYALMLIFRELELSLAVYSYGRPSYTRSGSTLKLLSSYIGRRLEARGLDKKLDDFLRSAGYPFGLRPFGFLAACAVFAVLALLYGLLVGISGLRLAALLPVSAAVPYFLVNYERKRRESQFRAEMPELVDLFELGATADVSLESVFLAVIDSARSRAVRREFERIAAEYFTTHDKTSCLNRFCERVKLPEASVLSMALLQGDRTGRTREVLASLSSSLYNTTLSKASRQDKTLEYKVLAAIFLLMASTVMLQVYPYFTVVEGGLRLLF; translated from the coding sequence TTGATTCCAACGCTGTTAATGGTCCCGCTGCTGTATTACGCGCTGATGCTGATATTTCGCGAGCTGGAACTGTCGCTTGCCGTTTACAGTTACGGGCGCCCGTCGTATACACGAAGCGGCAGCACTCTAAAACTGCTGTCATCGTATATCGGCCGTCGGCTTGAGGCACGGGGTTTAGATAAAAAGCTGGACGATTTTCTGCGTTCGGCCGGCTACCCTTTCGGCCTTCGGCCGTTCGGTTTTCTGGCGGCCTGTGCCGTTTTTGCGGTTTTGGCTCTCCTTTACGGGCTGCTTGTCGGCATATCCGGCTTGCGACTTGCAGCTCTGTTACCCGTATCAGCAGCGGTCCCGTATTTTTTAGTAAATTATGAACGCAAAAGGCGCGAATCACAGTTTCGAGCCGAAATGCCGGAACTGGTTGACCTGTTCGAACTGGGAGCGACGGCCGACGTTTCGCTGGAAAGCGTGTTTCTGGCGGTAATCGATTCAGCGCGCAGCCGTGCGGTCCGCCGCGAGTTCGAACGTATAGCAGCCGAATACTTTACAACCCACGACAAAACGTCCTGTTTAAACCGGTTCTGTGAAAGAGTAAAACTTCCGGAAGCAAGCGTGCTGTCGATGGCGCTCCTACAGGGCGACCGCACGGGCCGCACCCGCGAAGTGCTTGCGTCGCTGTCATCATCGCTTTACAACACGACGCTGTCGAAGGCATCACGTCAGGACAAAACACTTGAGTATAAGGTCCTGGCGGCGATATTTCTGCTCATGGCATCAACAGTTATGCTTCAGGTTTACCCTTACTTTACAGTAGTGGAGGGCGGCCTGCGGCTGCTGTTTTAA
- a CDS encoding type II toxin-antitoxin system HicB family antitoxin: MKKDIYVFPAILTQYEDNIGITFPDLPGCVSNAKNMDEAVKNAKEALALHLFGMEEDGIDIPSPSPIVGLKLDSNEIPLLVEVYMPLYRNAIESATVKTTVTMPQWLKTLAEKKNVNFSQLLQSALKEHLGIHDRP, encoded by the coding sequence ATGAAAAAGGATATTTATGTTTTCCCGGCTATTTTAACTCAATATGAAGATAATATCGGCATTACATTCCCCGATTTGCCCGGCTGCGTATCTAACGCCAAAAACATGGATGAAGCCGTTAAAAATGCTAAAGAGGCTTTAGCTCTCCACCTTTTCGGTATGGAGGAAGATGGCATTGATATTCCATCTCCTTCACCTATTGTTGGTCTTAAATTAGATTCAAACGAAATTCCATTACTGGTTGAAGTTTATATGCCTTTATACCGGAATGCTATAGAATCTGCAACGGTTAAAACAACCGTAACTATGCCACAGTGGTTAAAAACTTTAGCTGAAAAAAAGAATGTTAATTTCTCTCAATTGCTTCAATCAGCATTAAAAGAGCATCTGGGCATCCATGACAGGCCATAA